A window of Quercus robur chromosome 12, dhQueRobu3.1, whole genome shotgun sequence genomic DNA:
CAATCTCAAATCCATATACAGAACTTCAATCTCAAAACTGTCACACACCAATACCCACAAGAACAAGAAATTCCACCCAAACCCCATAATTTTCCAAACTCTGAATTCCCATCTCCAAACTCTCTCTGACTCTGACTCTGAAAACCACAGATACAATCACCCAGTTTACAAAATCCCCAAAAGGTGGCATCTGGGCCATTCCCACCATGGCCATGATCAGGAGGAGCAAAACCAACAATATGGGAAGGAGGGTGAGAGTATATTCCGGTTGGGTCTAGCTGCTGACATTGGTTTGGCTACTGGAAAAGCCTTCACTGGCTATCTTTCTGGTAGCACTGCCATTATTGCTGATGCTGCACATTCTGTTTCCGATGTGgtaaactttaaagtttaaagcttgcccatgttttgtttttgtgttgaatggttgatattattattatatcttgtTGCTTTCTCATGTTGTTTGTTGTGGTGAATTGCGGGAGCTATGGAATTGTGTATGTTGTGCAACttaatattgaaaataaaaaaaagtgggtGATTTATATTATTGCATAATGGAATGTTTGTATGAGCGGGTAAATACAGAagatctttttttgttttgtagttTTCGTAGTTTCCACTTTAGAAACAAACAATttgaccaagaaaaaaaaaggaggccAATGTTAATAGCATTGCTAGTTTTCAATTATCTTTAacattgtgtttgttttgatggatatcatttttcagaaaatgttaaaatgtttGGTGCAACAACAACGAGCCGTAATCCCAAATTTTTGCAGCCGGCTATGGatccttaaaagaaaataacatataaagggctatttttttttttcttttttcttttgggggcTTTTAAGAACTGGAAAACAAGTTTCACCACTCCCTTCATTCATTTGTGCTGTCAGTGCCACCACCACTGCTACCACACCACCATCATGCCATTTCTGACACTACCATCAGCTACACCTCCATTGCCACTACACCACCGTTGCTACCACCATCAAGTGTGGGTTTGTTTTCAATTTGGTTCCTGAAGTTCGTATTTACTTATCAATGGAGCTTTTCCTTCTAAAAGATATTAACCTTGCTTTTGTTAAACATGAAGTGAcatatcttattaaaaaaaaaagtttgaaaccCCAGTTGGGTGAGTTGTACCTCGCCAAGTAATGCTTGgggaagaggggggggggggggggggttgggggttTGAGCTGCTGGGGTCGCAGCATATATATTGTGTAAGTATTTCTAAccatttcaaaaggaaaaagaaaaaaagaagaagtgataTGCATTtgagttgaaattgaaaatgacATTGTCTTAGTGAAATTCcatgatatatgtatatatatgtgtgtgtattgagAAAATGGGGAAGTTTGCCATTTTCTCCaaagttttttattatattatttttaatgagaaGTTTCGGTAAAATTTTCAACCCATGTGCATGTGACTTGACATTTAATGGTGCAAGGTTAATGAATTTGGAAGGAAAAGTTGCATTGATAATAAATACAAACTTCAGAGACCAAATTACACAAGTTCAAGCTCCAGGGCAGGGATCAAATTGACAGAAAACCTAAATAAGTAATGGTAGATATCACTTATCTCAAATAGTTTTACACGTTAACAAAGGGACCATTTAATGGTAAGGTTTAACTATTCATATAGACAACTGTACTAACACTCGGGTGCATGTCCACTGTTATTTTGAGATTGTTGCCAAAGTAGGTGTTGATCTTGCAAAACCATGTGGCTTAAGTGTGGCCTTAACATTGTTTAGCCGAGCTTAAGTTTATTGCCTATATTATTTGGTGTTAGATCATATTCATTGGAGTTAAAAGGCATTGTGAATAGGTTTACAATTCTTTGAGGCAATGGAGAATCACATTTAATTTCCTATGTGCTTTTTTCTATCTAGGTCCCTCACCATAAATTGATGATCAATGTTTCAATGTATTAGAGATGAGTAGTAAGCATGGACATGGTAATTGCTAATgtttattttacattaaaattaGAGTATGCTAGGATCTTGAAAGATTGCaaatttcatgaaaaatgtaatttcttgATTGTTTGCTTCATTCTTTGTGTATCCATTATGATGTTCTTATATTGTCTTCATCGTATTTTGTATCATTACATCATGTTAACGAGCAGCTTGATTTTGCATAACTAATGTGCAAATTTTATTTCCTCAATTAGTTGTTAGTTGTTTCGAAGAAAATTTATGCATGATTGTCTCTTTGTATCTTAATGTCTATTTCAAGATAATGACATTTACTTCATTTACTTTTTGGTAACCATCATCATATCTTCTTATCTTGCAGGTTCTTAGTGGCATCGCTCTATGGTCATATAAAGTTGCAAAGGCTCCAAAAGACAAAGAACACCCATATGGTCACTCTTGATTTGTACCTACACGCTACTCCATTAATCtcaatttatgtatatatagcAAAATGTTTTATTGCCATTTGCTATTGGTAGTTATGCATGTAGTAAAATATGATAGAGACCTTTTCTCTTGGCAATGCTTCCGCAATTATACAATAGTTTTTCTTCCTTACTTTTCTTTCAGGACATGGTAAATTTGAGACTCTAGGAAGCCTTGGAATCTCTTGTATGCTTTTGTTAACTGCTGGTGGCATTGCATGGCATGCTTTAGAGATTTTGCTAGTATGACTgcttttcctctctcttctcactTTGATTCAAATTTAGGTCCTCTGCGACTTAAACATAAATCTCTATAGGAGTTAAAAGGgactttaaataattttaattgtggAAAATTTTAGAGTTTGAAATGAAATCTTGATTCAATTATGCAGGGAATGCTGTCATCACATCCTGAAATAGTTGATCAGTCATTTTCACATGAGCATGTGCATGGCCATCTTCATAGTGGACACCACCATGGAGTTGAAATGGATCATCCCATCCTGGCTTTGAATATGACTATTGTATCCATTTGTGTAAAAGAAGGGTACCAAAGTTGTTGatatctattaatttttgaacaatttcttgcacattttctttattttaacaaaatatatttagttCCATTGGACATTTTCttaatgttataattatttGGATGGGTTCCTATATCAATGAAAGCCTTAACAAAACCATTTAGGCTGTTTAGATGaactttgttttttctatttgtcACTTTTCATGAccacattttcttttaaaataaaagctGTTAATTCCTTAATCAATTTGCATCTTTGACACCTTGTTTGCCTTGTCATCGCCCTCATTGAGCTTCAAGTTGAAATGTATCACTTAACGTTGGTGCAATTAGTGATCCCTCTTTTGAATTATATCAACTGGTTCTTTGTCTTTCTAGGTGTTAACGTCACATCTATGTGTTGACTGTTCATTTCTAACTTTATGGAATTTCTctctgtttgtgtgtgtgtgcgtttttttgttgataaatcTCTCTGTTTGTGTGTTTCAAAATTATTCATTgactttgttttatatttttgtcaatGTTATTCCCATAGGCTTTATTGGATAACAAAACGGGCTGGAGAAAGACAAGGCAGTGGGCTGATGAAAGCAAATGCCTGGCATCATCGTGCAGACGCTGTTTCATCAGTAGTTGCTCTCATTGGCGTTGGTAAGGAGCACTGCCTCTTCTAATGAATATTCCGTTTGGTATTAGTAAAGTATAAATCTGATATTTTGCTAATTGTTCTGTAGCTGATTAGTTTAATATCTTTACAACTCTTCAATACCTACAGCAGTAGTTTGGACAACACATAATTGAGTTCAATTGAGGTCAATAGTTGTTGCAAAATGTGTTTATTGTGTGTGTTGTACAATAGGAGACACTGCTGTTTTGTATAAGTGGCTTAATGTTTCGCCTTAAGTGTATCATATTGGTCCCTTAATACATGAGTGAAAACCTTTTATAGTTGATGGTAACAATACTACAACTAAAGGGGACTTGATTAAAGGTCACTGGTGCTGCTTGATATTTCTATATTCCATCCGTCATAagtgcacaaaaaaaaatttgatcagTACCGTACAATATCAGAATCTAATTTTTGTAATGTGGAGAAAATCTGTTTCAGTGATTGAAACTTGGAAGGGGCTGCAATTTGTTGAGGCATGTAATACCATAACGCATGATAGATATTGGTATTTCTGATAGAAACTGTCACAGATGTAGGTTATATGTCTTCAAAGAAAGCATGAGCGAttattttgaaaggaaaattcaGAGAGATTATTAATGTATTTAATCTCTGTATTGCTTAGGCAGCTAATGAAGTTGAcccactaataaaaaaaagttaatgaagTTAACCTttttgtacggcaccgagaccccaaagcccataccggcattaagcccaagcccatacagGTCCTGGGCCCAGGCCCTTACCGGTTTTGGATGCAGGCCCAGCGGAAAGGTCCAATTACCCTACGCCCTTCTTGACACTGCCTTAAcgtgaaaacaagttttggggtcTGAGTTCCAACAGACGATCGGTTTAACTTTCCCGGGCAAGCGAATTGGCCGTGTCCGGGAaagtcatgatatgcacgggaaactgagttgccgaacataatccaTCAAGcaggaaccaagttccaaggtcataaatgctgcaccgccctctcacctaaacatccactttaaccagataatattggacccttagtagcactaacggtggctgtaatcataatcttcccactaaccttggctataaatagaagaaattggggagaagaaggggttcagagaaattgagagaaaaccatcaagtgagaaagaataaactgagtgttgctttgagtctctctgccgagaacgacccaaagtaggaaatcctcaaacccactacaaataaattgtgagcccaagtaatcTAAGGCCCATTAGTCtcgtacttggttcttacactTTTCATATCACTTCCTCTGTTTCAATATGGTGTGTTTGCTGATGCTATCCTGTGATGTTTTGTGCCAATCCTGCTCTCTTTTGGGTTCAATATCGAGGGAGAGTtacttgtttattatattttttcttttgtttaaatatatattgttcAAAATGGATCTTCTGACATGCTTATCAAAATCCATCTGTGGTAGATTGGAATTTGGAGAAATGACAAGCGATACAGTACATGCACACTATTTTGTCTTCTGTCTCCAAAAATTGTTGTGgtctttacaaaattttcttggAAAACTGGTGCTGTTCAATCTTGTGAAATTCACTAACCTAGTATTATTTATCTCAACCTTAGGAGGTTCTATTCTTGGAGTTAAATTTCTAGATCCCCTAGCTGGAGTTATTGTCTCAGGCATGATCCTAAAAGCTGGGCTTGAAGCTGGGTATCAGaggttt
This region includes:
- the LOC126709104 gene encoding metal tolerance protein 2-like isoform X1 — encoded protein: MGFRFHNLKSIYRTSISKLSHTNTHKNKKFHPNPIIFQTLNSHLQTLSDSDSENHRYNHPVYKIPKRWHLGHSHHGHDQEEQNQQYGKEGESIFRLGLAADIGLATGKAFTGYLSGSTAIIADAAHSVSDVVLSGIALWSYKVAKAPKDKEHPYGHGKFETLGSLGISCMLLLTAGGIAWHALEILLGMLSSHPEIVDQSFSHEHVHGHLHSGHHHGVEMDHPILALNMTIVSICVKEGLYWITKRAGERQGSGLMKANAWHHRADAVSSVVALIGVGGSILGVKFLDPLAGVIVSGMILKAGLEAGYQSVLELVDAAIPGEHLDSIKQTILQTEGVKGCHRMRGRRAGSYLYLDVHIEVDPLCSVSAGHYIGENVRHHIHKSHPEVAEVFIHIDPAISQISASIADQQESSKGTMQNINIPAEDKDIEAVVSNVILSRFPEKMVVERVTHHLLQGKLLLQIEVSMPPEMLIRDAKEMAEEAENEILKAASNIIHVSIQLRLGHPIPQLNL
- the LOC126709104 gene encoding metal tolerance protein 2-like isoform X2, producing MGFRFHNLKSIYRTSISKLSHTNTHKNKKFHPNPIIFQTLNSHLQTLSDSDSENHRYNHPVYKIPKRWHLGHSHHGHDQEEQNQQYGKEGESIFRLGLAADIGLATGKAFTGYLSGSTAIIADAAHSVSDVVLSGIALWSYKVAKAPKDKEHPYGHGKFETLGSLGISCMLLLTAGGIAWHALEILLGMLSSHPEIVDQSFSHEHVHGHLHSGHHHGVEMDHPILALNMTIVSICVKEGLYWITKRAGERQGSGLMKANAWHHRADAVSSVVALIGVGGSILGVKFLDPLAGVIVSGMILKAGLEAGYQSVLELVDAAIPGEHLDSIKQTILQTEGVKGCHRMRGRRAGSYLYLDVHIEVDPLCSVSAGHYIGENVRHHIHKSHPEVAEVFIHIDPAISQISASIADQQESSKGTMQNINIPAEDKDIEAVVSNVILSRFPEKMVVERVTHHLLQGKLLLQIEVSMPPEMLIR